A DNA window from Streptococcus mutans contains the following coding sequences:
- the rimM gene encoding ribosome maturation factor RimM (Essential for efficient processing of 16S rRNA), which translates to MKYFNVGKIVNTQGLRGEVRVLSVTDFADERFKKGSQLALFDKKDHFAMTVEIASHRKHKNFDIVKFKGLYHINDVEKYRDFTLKVTEDHLADLEDGEFYYHEIIGLDVYENDILIGQVKEILQPGANDVWVVKRKGKKDLLLPYIPSVIVKVDVPNGRIDVTVLEGLDDEN; encoded by the coding sequence ATGAAGTATTTTAATGTTGGAAAGATTGTCAATACGCAAGGACTTCGAGGAGAAGTTCGTGTCTTATCTGTGACTGATTTTGCAGACGAACGCTTTAAAAAAGGAAGTCAGCTGGCTCTTTTTGATAAAAAAGATCACTTTGCCATGACTGTTGAGATTGCCAGCCACAGAAAACATAAAAATTTTGATATTGTCAAATTTAAAGGACTCTATCATATCAATGATGTTGAAAAATATCGTGATTTCACCCTCAAAGTTACTGAAGATCATCTGGCAGATTTAGAAGATGGTGAATTCTATTATCATGAAATCATTGGACTTGATGTTTATGAGAATGATATCTTGATTGGACAGGTCAAGGAAATTTTACAACCCGGTGCCAATGATGTTTGGGTTGTTAAACGCAAAGGAAAAAAAGATCTGCTTTTGCCTTACATTCCTTCGGTTATTGTAAAGGTTGATGTACCAAATGGTCGTATTGATGTGACTGTTTTAGAAGGATTGGACGATGAAAATTGA
- a CDS encoding KH domain-containing protein produces MDTIENLIIAIVKPLISQPDNFTIKIEDTPEFLEYHLDLDSSDIGRIIGKKGRTITAIRSIVYSVPTQGKKVRLVIDEK; encoded by the coding sequence ATGGATACCATTGAAAATCTGATTATCGCTATTGTGAAACCTTTAATTTCACAACCAGATAATTTTACCATTAAAATTGAAGATACACCTGAGTTTTTGGAGTATCATCTTGACTTAGATTCTAGTGATATTGGCCGAATTATCGGTAAAAAAGGTCGCACCATCACAGCGATAAGATCGATTGTCTATTCGGTTCCAACTCAAGGTAAAAAAGTGAGACTTGTGATTGATGAAAAGTAG
- the rpsP gene encoding 30S ribosomal protein S16, with protein sequence MAVKIRLTRMGSKKKPFYRINVADSRAPRDGRFIETVGTYNPLVTENQVTLKEDRILEWLGNGAQPSDTVRNILSKAGIMQKFHEAKYSKK encoded by the coding sequence ATGGCAGTAAAAATCCGTTTGACTCGTATGGGTTCTAAAAAGAAACCTTTCTATCGTATCAACGTTGCAGATTCACGTGCACCACGTGATGGTCGTTTCATCGAAACAGTTGGAACATACAATCCGCTTGTAACTGAAAATCAAGTGACTCTCAAAGAAGATCGTATTCTTGAGTGGCTAGGCAATGGTGCTCAACCATCAGATACTGTTCGTAACATCCTTTCAAAAGCTGGAATTATGCAAAAATTCCACGAAGCTAAATACTCAAAGAAGTAA
- a CDS encoding ABC transporter permease codes for MENWKFALSSILSHKMRSFLTMLGIIIGVASVVMIMALGQGLKKGISDQVNKEQKNLNVYYKTKAEQEAEKNPYYQVDASDSSAKAPDIQEAWVEKIAQDTKGVSGYYITNSKTATVSYREKSSKNVNITGINRTYLSIKKFKIIAGRSFTSNDYDKFGRIIMLDANLAKKLFGDNETALNKVITLSNKSYLVVGVYEDPNAGTATYGTTSGGNAIMTNTQVASEFGVKENDQIYFHINDVSQANKIGKETGAALTKISGAKDGLYENYNMDNIVKQANQMASMYTIAFGVIAGISLLVGGIGVMNIMLVSVTERTREIGLRKALGATRIKILNQFLIESIVLTILGGLIGLGIAYMGVTAITPALKAQHIVPAISLQVILISIAFSAFVGIVFGLLPANKASKLNPIDALRYE; via the coding sequence ATGGAAAATTGGAAATTTGCTCTTTCTTCTATTCTTAGTCATAAAATGCGTTCCTTTCTGACGATGCTAGGGATTATCATAGGGGTAGCTTCGGTTGTCATGATTATGGCTCTAGGTCAAGGTCTTAAAAAAGGGATTAGTGATCAAGTCAATAAAGAACAAAAAAATTTAAATGTTTATTATAAAACAAAGGCTGAACAAGAAGCAGAAAAGAACCCTTATTATCAAGTTGATGCCTCTGACAGCAGTGCGAAAGCTCCAGATATTCAGGAGGCTTGGGTAGAAAAGATCGCTCAAGATACTAAAGGAGTGTCAGGTTATTATATTACGAATAGTAAAACAGCGACCGTTTCTTATCGGGAAAAGAGCTCTAAAAATGTTAATATAACAGGAATTAACAGGACTTATTTATCCATCAAGAAATTTAAAATAATAGCAGGCCGCTCCTTTACTAGTAACGACTATGATAAATTTGGCCGTATTATTATGTTAGACGCCAATCTAGCAAAAAAGCTCTTTGGAGACAATGAAACTGCTCTCAATAAGGTGATTACTTTATCTAATAAGAGTTATCTGGTTGTCGGTGTTTATGAAGATCCTAATGCTGGAACAGCAACTTATGGAACGACTTCGGGTGGGAATGCCATTATGACTAATACTCAAGTTGCCAGCGAATTTGGTGTGAAAGAAAATGATCAAATTTATTTCCATATTAATGATGTTAGTCAGGCCAATAAAATTGGTAAGGAAACAGGTGCAGCTCTCACCAAGATATCTGGAGCTAAAGATGGTTTATATGAAAACTATAATATGGATAATATTGTAAAGCAAGCTAATCAGATGGCTTCCATGTACACTATTGCCTTTGGTGTTATTGCAGGTATCTCCCTTTTAGTTGGTGGTATTGGTGTTATGAATATTATGCTGGTATCTGTTACTGAGCGTACGCGTGAAATAGGTTTACGAAAGGCTTTAGGTGCTACTCGTATTAAAATTTTGAATCAATTTTTGATTGAATCCATTGTTTTAACTATTTTGGGAGGATTAATTGGTCTTGGAATTGCTTATATGGGAGTAACAGCTATCACTCCAGCTTTAAAAGCTCAGCATATTGTTCCAGCAATTTCTCTGCAGGTTATTCTCATTAGTATTGCTTTCTCTGCTTTTGTTGGGATAGTCTTTGGACTTCTGCCAGCTAATAAGGCAAGTAAATTAAATCCAATTGATGCCTTAAGATATGAGTAA
- a CDS encoding ABC transporter ATP-binding protein, protein MSDRKELIHLKGVTKSYHNGNQELQVLKGIDLTVNEGDFLAIMGPSGSGKSTLMNIIGLLDRPSSGTYHLSQQSVEKLNDSKLAHVRNQKIGFVFQQFFLLSKLDALQNVELPLIYAGVSPSQRKKTAKEFLDKVELSERMKHLPSELSGGQKQRVAIARALVNNPSIILADEPTGALDTKTGNQIMELLTELNNEGKTIIMVTHEPEIADYAKRKIVIRDGEITEDSQQMAELE, encoded by the coding sequence GTGAGTGATAGAAAAGAACTCATTCATCTTAAAGGGGTAACAAAAAGTTATCATAATGGAAATCAAGAATTGCAGGTCCTCAAAGGAATTGATTTAACAGTTAATGAAGGAGATTTTCTAGCTATTATGGGGCCGTCTGGTTCGGGAAAGTCAACTTTAATGAATATTATTGGCCTTTTAGATCGCCCTAGTTCAGGAACCTATCATTTATCACAACAAAGTGTTGAAAAATTAAATGATAGCAAATTAGCACATGTTCGCAATCAAAAAATTGGTTTCGTCTTTCAACAATTCTTCCTTCTCTCTAAATTAGATGCTCTGCAAAATGTGGAACTGCCACTCATTTATGCAGGTGTCAGTCCTTCTCAGCGCAAAAAAACAGCCAAAGAGTTTTTAGATAAGGTAGAACTATCTGAACGGATGAAGCATTTGCCTTCAGAGTTATCAGGTGGACAAAAGCAAAGAGTTGCTATTGCTCGTGCCCTAGTCAATAATCCATCTATTATTCTTGCTGATGAACCAACGGGTGCTCTTGACACTAAGACCGGTAATCAAATAATGGAATTATTGACTGAGCTTAATAATGAAGGAAAAACGATTATTATGGTAACGCATGAACCTGAGATTGCTGACTATGCTAAAAGAAAAATTGTCATCCGTGATGGTGAGATTACAGAAGACAGCCAGCAAATGGCTGAATTAGAATAG